TATTCTATATTATAACAGAAACACACTTTTCCTTGCTTCCTGATGAAGTTAATATGGTAATTTTACAGAGTGTTGTGAGAAACCTAAGCTAATTACCTCATTAAATAATCATCCAGTCTTGGAAGAAAAAAAGACTTAATAGCAGATCTAAACCAAGATGGTCTGAACAGAGATGAATTACAACAAGATCCACAAATGAAAGAGAATTTGGAAAACAATGGATGAAAAGACAGATGTCACCATCCCACTCATGAAATTATGTGGGTCTCTGAGGTGCATTTTAAGAAGTTATTTTGTTTTTGTGGAGAAATGTTTTGCAACAAAAAGTCAGAACTAATTCAAGTACATTGATCCCAAGATTCACGATGTAGATATTCCAAAATATTGTAGTGACCAAACAAATTTGTCTTGAAAATACATCAAAATTAGGAAGATAAATACTGAATTAAAATGAAAACAGGAAAAGGAACAATTATTTATTGGCAGTATCAATTAAGTCAATAACAAAGCCCCAAATACAATTTCAGTGTAAGACTTAACATTTACATCATTTATTACATGTAGATTTTAAGCCTTATTTTCCAACCTCAGTTTCATTGTAACAAAACCTTCAGTACTGCCATGTATATATTTTACATTACTAAGGGCAAGATATAAAGAAGCATACATACTTAAGTTTGAAAAATTAGGAAACAAATTTTAGTTTTGTACTCACCAAATCTTGCGGATGTCTATAGTCAGAGGAACTTTCTCCTGTGGTACTCTTATCATCAGCAACACTTCGATCCCAATCTACTTCCTTCTTTAAAGACTgtgatatatatagagagagagaaaaacatcATATCATAAAAGTTACTGAACAGCAGATTACAACTGTATGGTAACAGTTGATATTTAATAGAAGCAACAGTAGAATAAATTATTTGGTGGAAGAGAAGTAACTAAAGAAGAGAGATgagaggaaaaaagggaagaatTTAAAGTTTGCTGGGTACACTATCATTAAAAGTTAGGTCAACATTACTTTATGCTGAGGAGCAAACAGGAACTATTTATTCTATTATTGCAGTGACCATTCTTGAAACATTATAAAACACAGTATCATCATACAAAAGCCACTataaatttcaattgtgaactggaCAGTGACTAATGACTGAACACGTTTCATATAATTTCTTCCACTTAGttattttctattatattttttcttATATAGTATGTTAGATCATCAATCCATTTTTAGTATTTACTATAAGTACAGCCCATAAATATAATGGTTTTCACTGAGACTTTATTCTCCCACTCAACATAAAAAGCCTCAGAGTCCTAGTTACAACAGGAAATACTCCTTTAAAAAGACTGCAAGTGTTTAACTATACAATTTGTCAGCAACACTACAATACAGCACCCTGGAAACATTTCCTACTAAAATGTCATTCATACAGGAATGCCAGTTTTCATATACACCATTTCATCTTGAAGAATATGAACTCGTGTATGCACAAACCTATTTCTTTTCCTTCTGGCAAAAACCTATGTGACAAAACAGAATGCATATAAGCTGGTAAGTCACACAAGCATGACAAACAGCTTTCAGTACTGTAATATGCCTGTTCTTCAATAATTATGCACAGGTAATTAAATCATTATCAGCATTGTTAAAAACTTGCAGTCATATACAGCCCTCAAAATTAGCTTCAATTCTCTTGTAAATACCTAATGTCATTTGTGATTTTAAATGCAAATATATGTTTTCTCAGTGTACAGACCACACTACTTTTGGGCTTCCCTTGCGTGAGCTGCTCTACGAGAGAAATGTCTTCTCAAAGCCAACTGCATTTACAGTTTGCTAGGTAATTTGAATTTACAGATTATCTTTGACCATTTTACATTTCTTCTGTGTGAACAGATAAATAAACATGCATGTTTTAATTATGTATAGTCTTAGTCAGAGAAATTACATGCAAATTACTATGTGAAAACTTTACCCATGCAGCCACTGAGCAGTGAAGAGTAAAATTTTTTAATGGAAACAAAGTAATGCTACCGTGGGTGTGACACATACAATACCTTCTCTAGCAGCTTAAAGTTTCATAACAATGAGTTTCACCTAGCGCCTGAAACCTTTGCCAGGAAAATAATCCATTCTTAAGTAAagtaacagcaataaacactctaCTGCCAGATTGCAACACcactgtgacaccacagttaccccTGTACATGAGACACGGACTGAAATGAACTAGGAACTGTGTATTTTTGTCCTGCTGACAAAAGAGTAAGGCATTTGGTTTACTCTTACTTACCAAGGGTACTTGTTGAACTGGTAGCATACATGAAGGCCCAGGGATTGGTTCACTACTGTGGGGAGATGGTAGCCTGCAAACAGCTGTCGAAGACGTCGCAGTAACTGCGGCTGCTGTAGGTGGATGAGATGACACTGCACTGCTACCCACTGTCATATCACTCGGCCCAGCACAACTGCCACGAATGGATAGGTCATCAACTTCAGGTGTATCTGCTCGCCTCGCTCCTTCGTCACAACTTTCGTTTTCATCACAACCGGAATTATCTTTATCACCAAACTGCTGTCTCTCAACACGAACAGGCGGGGAAACACTTTCGGCTGGAAGCGGCGTTCTTGCACCTCCATCACTGAGCCTCTTGGCAGCAGAATCCGAAGAGGGAGGGACGTCAGCTCCACTGGCGTTGCTCGAATGCTTTGCGTTAGGCACTTCACTATGTTCATCTCTTCCCGAATTTAAGTTTGTCATCTCTGCGAGACCTTTCACTTTGAGACTTTCCGCTGTTTTCAGTAGAGCTGACAGCTGACAGTACTCTACGTTCACTTCACCCTTGTACATGAATTCCACTAGAGTTCTTAATTCTGCAAACCGTACGTCCTTAAGGATAACAATTGGGTGCCGGCTTGGATGGTCAACAAAAAGTGTCTGAAAATAAGATGAACAAGCTGAGAGGACCACTTTGTGAGCACGTATTGAATGTCCTTCAGCACAGGCAAGGGTAACGTCTACAAGGCTCTCGTCTTGAAGAAGCTGACTGAATACACCGAGTAAGTTGCTCTGATGATTATTCCATCTGAGGCAGTAATGCTCACTTCCCATGTCTGTTATCTCGCCCTGTAAATAGACACAGTCTTTCATTAGTTCATACGTTCCTTACACATACACAAAGAACAAAtctttttaataatatgttatccaATAATTAAACTAAAAATCAAGTGAACAGCAAGTAACATCATCTACTATCAAGGCATACCCTTTGAAGTAGTCTGCACTTCTAGGCTAGTAGGCAGTTATGAGTCCGTCGCACAGCAAATACAGCTGACTGAGTAGACCGAGTTACACATCATACAAATCTCAGCATCTCTTGAATTAAAAGGATAACTACTTAGGAACATTGCTTCCATCTGTGTGCAACAAATGCCACCGCGTTCCTATAGATGCGCACGGTACAGAGACCGACGAAGCAGTTCTTTAACGCGTAAGTCACGGGCACCTCTCTCGAGACAGCATATGCCACCAAGCTGAAGAAAACTATTTTTTCCAAGGAAAATAATCTTTTGCACTATTTGTATGATAAACTCTTCAAAATGGCGGAAATTTTATGCAATGATTTTTACGAACCCTTCATCATGTTTGGCAGATTGACCATTCACCTTAGGAATAAGAACACCGCTAACAGAAGAGTCTTCCTCTCACGTCACTGATATAAAACTGCTTGTTGGTTCACTATAACTGTAAATCACTAACGTAAAACCACTGCCAATtcggaaaaacacaaatatttaccTTGCTACATGAAACGGAATAAGGCCTGCCACTTCAGCAACGGCGGCTCACCCGGCCTACAGTGACGTCGCCGGCCTACTGTCAACCGCGCAGTTGGAGGGTCAAGTCAGTGCCTGCATACATCAACAATAATTTTGTAAGATGAAAGCGGCAGTAGATTAAAAAATACGATACGTTGTGAGACATTAAAAATCAAACCTAAATTTTATAGTgtattaaacttttaaaacaaatGCGGAGTAAATATTTGTATTCGTGTTTCAGTCTCTCGCTTGACTAGTGCGCAGTCTCGGCGCGAGGAGTGGGGGTGGGAACAGCCGGCAGATCACGCACTCTAGCGCTGCTGCCCAGCTGCCGGCGTGAATTGAAGCACATTTAGCCATCGTTAGTGTGTCTTTTGATTGCatacaacaagaaatataaatacGTGCAGTACGTATTTTTGTAATGTATTGAATAAGACGCTTTCCGGCACGCGGAACGCTTGGAACCTTGAAAATAGCCAATTTTTATACCACTGTTGGCTTAAAATGGGTACCTACGCAGTTGACGTAACTGCGTGTGACGACTGCAACTGCAGTAAACGTATGTTAAAAACATGTATGcagtattttaattctactctcaGCAAAATTGTGTTATTGAGATTCAAGCCAATGTTGTAAGTTAGTTCGCTAAGTAGCTTCCACGCGCGTAGCATTATTTAATTACAGTTTGACAGAAAGTACTTATATGTGGCCGAAATTACACACATACGGGAACAGCTATGAAACCATTCGCTGAATATGGATAACAGTGCTTGCAACATATCAGTATGGAGTCACAAACATTGAGGTAATCGTAGGATCTGAGATGATAGTGCAACAatactattttcatttctgcttaaCGTGTTTTCTTTTAATGCTGATGACTTCAATATGATAACCTTTTCGCTCAGTGTAAGACTGCTCGTGCAATCGTACTTTGTGATCGTATTTAACATAGAAATGACGCACTGTACAGGTGAAACTGCTGTTAATTATttgtacaattaaaaataaattatacagcagTTCCACATATTACACTATGTCATTTGTTACGTTTGTCAAAGCTGTGGAACACAATCAACAAAAACTGGTTTGGTTATTCACATAATTTAACTGCggtaacagttattattattattgagtgaTGGTGACAATGGAAGTCAACATGCCTCGAGACGACAGGATCATGGAATGCGTCCAAACATACGTACACTTCATCAGCATAATGATCAGTTCATGCGTTATAAAAACTGTTTTCTTATTAAGCCGTTTATTCGTCGGCAATAGACTTTCATCCTACGTTATATACAAACATCAACCGTTGAAGAAATTCATGGACGCATAATTGTTCAGTGTTTGCTAGCGGATGTGACCTAGTCCGATTTCCAAGTGGATCATTGTGCATTATAGGCATAAGTATGCTGGAATACTACCTTTACATGTAATTAAATCCGGCTTTACTGGGACGATGAAACCGTTACCTACTTCCCTTTCGGAATTACATGGAAAGCATTTACCGTAACCTACTGATTGGTATATTGTTTGGGGAAATAAAAAATTCGCGTACACTCTTCTTAATTTTTAAAGGCTTGTTTTGGGAGCTTTTTTCTATCATTTAAGACAgactttttgtaaaaaaacttgATTTTATATCAAATGGTCAAGtgacgtttcttctttcatttgctACATGTTTTGCTGTGGATGTATCAAATTTACCACTACAAAAACTTTCCCACTCGTTAAAACTGGACAAAGATGCTCACTAAGTGGAAAGTCAacacattttgtacatttttatgaTACGAACACAACTAGCCCTCTCTGAAACAAAGAGGTATTAAGGTTTCATAagatatttctatttatagaattACTCCTTTTACCAAACATCTGTGACTAATTCACCTTGCTGTCATGAAACGTTGAATTTTAAACATCAATATAACTACACCTAGCTATAACTTGTGTAATACTTTGCAAGTGAAGTGCTATTTATTCAAAACACTTtgtttaatgataaaaattattgaGAACGTAATACATCTCGCTAACTTTAGTGTGCCCCAAACCGAAAGGAAACCAAACTAAAAgccagtaaattttttttttttgatatggtAACTAAAAAGAAGTGGTATTTTTAACACTTCGTATGATTTACATTGCAAATAGCGGAAACGTTTTACAGGTCGTGATTTCCAAATGTTTTCTTCGCTGTTGATTCATTTTAGGACTAATAATTTATAATCAGTCGCAGGCGAGATAAGCTTGATTTCAAGAAAATTGCCTGACACTAGTGTAATTAACAACTCAGTTATGCCACGGCCAAAGTAGCATAGAAGGAAACTTCTTCAGTGTTCGATCTTACGATTTGGCTATCCACTTCCTCTTTTGAGTATTGTTTCCCAAGAAATATCTTTTGGGGAGGAGAATAATTAAATATATTATACATTATCGGTGTCGTATAAAATTCTTCGAGAATTCAAAATTTCATGCTTTACGGTACTGTTGTAGTCTCGCAACAAACACCCACACAATATTTTACTTACATCCATAACAGCAGACGGAGAAATCtgtctagcagaattccttattgaTTGAACCTTCGCAGAATTTGGGATCCACGATTGTTTGACTACATCTCTACTGCATTCGTAACTATCTGAccaattttttcatgtgatattgtCAAGGATACGTAAAACGTTATACTGAGGATCTAAACGACCGAATAATGCGGAGTAAAGTCATATGACTGTGCGCCGAATAAGGAAAGTACTTGGTACAACGCATTCAGCAATTTCTTTAGTGCCAGCTTGCAACGAGAACCTGAATtgtcaaataaaggaaaaaagggaTATTCCTCAGAAACTAAGAACAGGTCCTCTCTACCAACAATCATAACAGTATTTTGTGAAATTAGAATGTTATTTGTTTTGTCAGTCATTGATCAAATTTGCATTAGGATTGAGTTTACGAAAGAAAATGATGAGAGCTTTTGCAGTCTGTTGCAGCTCCAAAGAAAAAGTAAGTTATCTGCAGCTGCCTGTTCAAATTAACTCACGAAATTATTACTTAACGATTATGGAAGACGTAACTGTCAGGCGCAGTAAAGAAGAGAGACATGGAAAGGGCCACTAAGATCAAAAATGGGGTATATAAAAGAccttaatatcaaataaaatattaaCTGTGACCAAAGTGGCTGTTTCCTCTAcaatatttaattattaattttattgcattttctCCAATAAAACCTGGTCTGAAGAGAATGTCATTCCATCTGTAACTTTACCCAATATGCAATAAGGATTTCATAATCGGAAGTTTCCGTCTCACAATTTCATGAATGTTTAGAGCTACCTCAGCTACGAAAAACGATGTTGTAGAGGCAGAAATTATCCGGCATATGTGTAGTATCCTGTAGTAAAAACTTTTCCTGtctaataaaaataatgatacttcAAGCCATAGGGGAAAAGTGGgagatttttttatgtaatttaacaGGAAATAAACCGAAAAATAAAGCCCAAAAACTTTAGTAGGCCCGTATATGTAATATAAAACAAAAGCTTATTCTCTCTGCATAGAAACATAACGCGCTTAACAGCTCACACATACACACTGACATCTTTCGTAGTTTCGTTTAGCTTAATGTTTCATTTAGATTAATCGCGCGACACTTATATTACGATGACACACTTATATTACGATGAAACGCTTACGTCATAGTCTCTACACCCTCagctttagaaataaaaaaagaaaaaaaatcaaccaaCATGGCTGGTTATGTTGTTTCACTGACGTCGCGTGATGTATGGAACACGTAGTTACTAGAAGTGACGGTTGCGATTGTTTCAGTTCTGTCACAAAATGAGCAGACTTATTgcggaaagtaataaatactgacacGGATAATAGGCTTCGTGACTCTAACTAAAAATCCGACTCTAACTGAAAATCCGTATCGAGTTGATAACTCGTTTCTAGGAAAGAAACGTTTGAACGGCGCACTGCGAGCTTCGGTTGGCGTCTGCTCGCCACGTGTATTATTGTGGCCCGCTATCTGCTTTAACGGGCGACTTGCCCCTTTAAACGGCAGCTTTAAAAGCCAGCTGATTCCAGCGCTCGCTCGCATGCACATGTGTGGCGCAGGTCGGCAACAGCGTCGCGCGCAAGAGAAACCATTCGACTGTTTTCAGTTACAACTGCCCCAAGTAACAGACTATTTTAATCTGGCCCTTCTTTAATACCTGTAATTTATTGTGGATGATGTCTAACAACTGTACACGCCGCAGACAGCAACATGGAAAGGAAGTGATGTTATTAATGATGTTTCGTTTGAGAGCACTGCGGT
This portion of the Schistocerca nitens isolate TAMUIC-IGC-003100 chromosome 7, iqSchNite1.1, whole genome shotgun sequence genome encodes:
- the LOC126195093 gene encoding protein abrupt-like, with protein sequence MGSEHYCLRWNNHQSNLLGVFSQLLQDESLVDVTLACAEGHSIRAHKVVLSACSSYFQTLFVDHPSRHPIVILKDVRFAELRTLVEFMYKGEVNVEYCQLSALLKTAESLKVKGLAEMTNLNSGRDEHSEVPNAKHSSNASGADVPPSSDSAAKRLSDGGARTPLPAESVSPPVRVERQQFGDKDNSGCDENESCDEGARRADTPEVDDLSIRGSCAGPSDMTVGSSAVSSHPPTAAAVTATSSTAVCRLPSPHSSEPIPGPSCMLPVQQVPLSLKKEVDWDRSVADDKSTTGESSSDYRHPQDLESMGASDPPESHSPRLFSCMYCGASFPYQSKLTRHILSHSLETLKYREQIHLHQQHSLVTMAAAGMVEPLNLMESHFGGRPPPHEKLEPTYSQENSAMELDFSATGLGEVGTSSNVVLCKFCGKSFPDVSSLITHLPVHTGDRPFKCEFCGKAFKLRHHMKDHCRVHTGERPFRCSLCGKTFSRSTILKAHEKTHYPKYVRKFLSPSPVDTEEESPQQ